The Phragmitibacter flavus genome has a segment encoding these proteins:
- a CDS encoding glycosyltransferase family 2 protein, translating into MEYSLAIATLLVGLVYIHVGYPAIMALLARVFPRRKGKDESEKVKLVSMVLCIHNEASRLGARLDNLLSLECPVDREIWVVCDGCEDDSEALARAYGGEVVKVISWPSKRGKAAGLNAALEQVQGDVVVFCDVRQTFESDVVVKFLESLEDEEVGAVSGSLEIAASLAGGGKGMDVYWKLEKKLREWEGIFDASVGCTGAIYAIKRHLYAPIPEDTLLDDVVIPMSIAAKGKRVLFLRDARAFDPQTLAIDHEKRRKLRTLVGNYQMMFRYPNWIVPWRCRIWWQVISHKYLRLAVPWILIAIAVLTIFGIGSPLVKLFAAGQGILYLLGFLGWRFPNLKHKVFTIPSAFLVLQWSCLSALITYLRFRNDFQRVWQKSR; encoded by the coding sequence GTTTTCCCCAGGAGGAAAGGGAAAGACGAGAGTGAAAAGGTGAAGCTCGTGAGCATGGTGCTCTGCATCCACAATGAAGCATCCCGATTGGGCGCGCGATTGGACAACCTCCTGTCGCTGGAGTGTCCGGTGGATCGAGAAATTTGGGTGGTGTGTGATGGATGTGAGGATGACAGCGAGGCTTTGGCGCGAGCTTATGGCGGTGAGGTGGTGAAAGTGATTTCGTGGCCGTCAAAACGCGGCAAGGCGGCGGGTCTGAATGCGGCACTGGAGCAGGTTCAAGGCGATGTGGTCGTTTTTTGTGATGTGCGACAGACATTTGAGTCGGATGTCGTGGTGAAGTTTTTGGAGTCTTTGGAAGATGAGGAAGTTGGCGCGGTGAGCGGGTCGTTGGAGATTGCGGCTTCTTTAGCTGGCGGAGGCAAGGGGATGGACGTCTATTGGAAACTGGAGAAGAAGCTGCGTGAATGGGAAGGCATTTTTGATGCTTCGGTTGGCTGCACCGGGGCGATTTATGCGATCAAACGGCACCTGTATGCACCGATTCCTGAGGATACCTTGCTGGATGATGTGGTGATCCCGATGAGCATTGCCGCGAAGGGGAAACGGGTGCTGTTTTTGCGCGATGCGCGAGCCTTTGATCCTCAGACGCTGGCGATTGATCATGAAAAGCGTCGCAAGCTGAGGACCTTGGTGGGGAACTACCAGATGATGTTTCGGTATCCAAACTGGATCGTGCCCTGGCGTTGCCGGATCTGGTGGCAGGTGATCTCGCACAAGTATCTGCGTCTGGCGGTTCCCTGGATACTGATCGCCATTGCGGTGCTGACGATATTCGGGATTGGGTCGCCCCTGGTGAAGCTGTTTGCAGCTGGTCAGGGTATTTTGTATTTGCTTGGGTTCCTCGGCTGGAGGTTTCCCAATCTCAAGCACAAGGTTTTTACCATTCCATCGGCGTTTCTGGTGTTGCAGTGGAGTTGCCTGTCAGCGTTGATCACTTATCTGAGATTTCGGAATGATTTCCAGAGGGTGTGGCAAAAATCGCGATAA